One Gemmatimonadota bacterium DNA window includes the following coding sequences:
- the purD gene encoding phosphoribosylamine--glycine ligase — MNVLVVGKGGREHSLAWALRRSALVEDLYAAPGNPGIAALGECVAIAPEDAHGIAGFARENGVDLVVVGPDGALEAGVVDAVESLGIRAFGPTRSAAEIEWSKVFAKQMMREEGIPTAAFAVFSDVDAARAYVNEQGAPIVIKADGLAAGKGALVCRTVEEAMKALDVVMTDRMFGDAGRNVVVEAFMEGEEASVFALTDGERVLPLVPSQDHKPIHDGDTGPNTGGMGAYAPAPVIDEGAMLDILERIIEPAVRGMKTRGRPFRGVLYCGIMMTGQGPMVVEFNSRFGDPEAQVILPLLEDDFAELAIGISEGRMPARPLTWKRKAATCVVVASGGYPGDYEKGKEISGLDRLDAMDDVFAFHADTASRDGKLVTNGGRIVGVTALADDLAGSIDRAYEAVDRVRFENRYFRRDIGQKGLRRIDRSDSKP, encoded by the coding sequence ATGAACGTTCTTGTCGTCGGCAAGGGAGGAAGAGAGCACTCGCTGGCCTGGGCGCTTCGCAGGTCGGCCCTCGTGGAAGACCTGTACGCCGCTCCGGGCAATCCGGGAATCGCCGCGCTTGGAGAATGCGTCGCCATCGCCCCGGAAGACGCGCACGGGATTGCCGGTTTTGCCCGCGAAAACGGGGTGGACCTGGTGGTGGTGGGACCCGACGGCGCACTGGAAGCCGGCGTGGTCGACGCGGTGGAAAGCCTGGGGATACGGGCCTTCGGTCCGACACGGTCGGCCGCCGAAATCGAATGGAGCAAGGTGTTCGCCAAGCAGATGATGCGGGAGGAGGGCATTCCCACGGCCGCGTTCGCGGTGTTTTCGGACGTGGACGCGGCGCGGGCGTACGTGAACGAACAGGGTGCGCCGATTGTGATCAAAGCTGACGGCCTGGCCGCCGGCAAGGGCGCGCTGGTGTGCCGGACCGTCGAGGAAGCCATGAAGGCCCTTGACGTTGTGATGACCGACCGGATGTTCGGCGATGCGGGCCGGAACGTGGTCGTGGAAGCCTTCATGGAAGGCGAGGAGGCGTCCGTATTCGCGTTGACCGATGGCGAACGGGTCCTTCCGCTGGTACCGTCACAGGATCACAAGCCCATCCACGACGGCGATACGGGGCCCAACACCGGGGGCATGGGCGCTTACGCACCGGCGCCGGTCATCGATGAAGGCGCGATGCTGGATATCCTGGAACGGATCATCGAACCCGCGGTGCGTGGCATGAAAACACGCGGACGTCCTTTCAGAGGGGTGTTGTACTGCGGTATCATGATGACCGGCCAGGGCCCGATGGTGGTGGAATTCAACAGCCGATTCGGAGATCCCGAGGCCCAGGTCATCCTGCCGCTCCTCGAAGACGATTTCGCGGAACTGGCGATCGGGATCAGCGAGGGCAGGATGCCGGCCCGGCCCCTGACCTGGAAGCGGAAGGCCGCGACCTGCGTGGTGGTGGCCTCCGGTGGATATCCCGGCGATTACGAGAAAGGGAAGGAGATAAGCGGGCTGGACCGGTTGGACGCGATGGACGATGTTTTCGCCTTTCATGCCGATACGGCCAGTCGGGACGGAAAACTGGTGACCAACGGCGGCAGGATCGTTGGCGTGACGGCCCTGGCCGACGATCTCGCGGGTTCCATCGACCGGGCCTACGAGGCGGTGGACCGGGTTCGGTTCGAGAACCGGTATTTCCGCAGGGACATCGGCCAAAAGGGCCTGCGCAGGATCGATCGATCGGATTCGAAACCATGA
- a CDS encoding threonylcarbamoyl-AMP synthase has protein sequence MKVLTVDPVRPAGTVLKEAAGIVRAGGLVAFPTETVYGLGADGTNPDAIRRVYDAKGREESKPILVLVSHRKDLARLVRCIPAGVHEVMDACWPGPLTLVFPALDSVPRELLGGGATIGVRHSGAAIAGALCRAAGGPVTAPSANRSGEPEPLTAEDVAAQLGDRVDLILDGGRSPSDQPSTVVDVSSGTPHLIRAGCTPFERVEDAWRP, from the coding sequence ATGAAGGTGTTGACGGTCGATCCGGTGCGGCCGGCCGGTACCGTACTGAAGGAGGCCGCGGGCATAGTCCGCGCCGGGGGCCTCGTGGCTTTTCCGACCGAAACGGTTTACGGATTGGGCGCGGACGGAACCAATCCCGACGCGATCCGGCGGGTATATGATGCCAAGGGCCGGGAGGAATCGAAGCCGATCCTGGTACTCGTATCCCACAGGAAGGACCTGGCCCGCCTGGTCCGGTGCATCCCCGCAGGTGTCCATGAGGTGATGGACGCCTGCTGGCCCGGACCGTTGACGCTGGTCTTTCCCGCGCTGGACAGCGTGCCGCGGGAACTGCTGGGCGGGGGCGCCACGATCGGGGTCAGGCACAGCGGCGCGGCGATCGCAGGGGCCCTGTGCCGTGCTGCGGGCGGCCCCGTGACCGCGCCCAGTGCCAACCGCTCCGGTGAGCCGGAACCCCTTACGGCGGAGGACGTGGCCGCCCAGCTGGGCGACCGGGTCGATCTGATTCTCGATGGCGGACGATCGCCTTCGGACCAGCCTTCGACGGTGGTGGACGTATCCAGCGGTACGCCGCACCTGATCCGTGCGGGGTGTACACCTTTTGAACGTGTCGAGGACGCCTGGCGTCCATGA
- a CDS encoding DEAD/DEAH box helicase, with protein MQDGTLGVSLPDLKNPLIVQSDRTILVEVDHPRYEDARDALARFAELEKSPEHIHVYRLSPLSLWNAASAGMNADGVLESLEGLSKYEIPQNIRREIYDFIDRYGQLRLQKEDGKLILESEDPALIAEVSGLPSVKQFLAQPLDERRVQVGDRFRGHIKQALIKVGFPVEDLAGYVEGAPLEINLRTAAEDRKSFTMRDYQQDAVGAFHMNGEPQGGNGVIVLPCGAGKTIVALGAMAVLKCHTLVLTANTVALRQWREELIEKTSLSEEHIGEYSGETKQIRPVTLATYQILTYRKSKGDEFEHFGLFDQKGWGLIIYDEVHLLPAPVFRYTAEIQARRRLGLTATLVREDGREDDVFSLIGPRRYDMPWKLLERQGWIAEAYCREIRIDLPEARRMSYAVANRRDKFRIASENSRKTEIIRALLEQHPSDQVLIIGLYVRQLKQIAALFDFPLITGSTPLQARLDLYTRFRNGELKRLVVSKVANFAIDLPDANVAIQISGTFGSRQEEAQRLGRILRPKADGSAAIFYSLITRNTLDQDYAVNRQLFLTEQGYQYTIHDVSEVRA; from the coding sequence ATGCAGGATGGAACCCTGGGGGTTTCCTTGCCTGACCTGAAGAATCCACTGATCGTACAGAGCGACCGAACCATACTCGTCGAAGTAGACCATCCGCGCTACGAGGATGCCAGGGACGCGCTTGCCCGGTTCGCGGAACTGGAAAAGTCCCCGGAGCACATCCACGTATACCGGCTGAGCCCGCTGTCCCTGTGGAACGCCGCCTCGGCCGGCATGAACGCCGACGGCGTGCTCGAATCACTGGAAGGCCTGAGCAAGTACGAGATCCCGCAGAACATCCGCCGCGAGATTTACGATTTCATCGACCGGTACGGGCAGCTCCGGCTGCAAAAGGAAGACGGCAAGCTGATCCTCGAGTCCGAAGACCCCGCCCTGATCGCGGAGGTTTCCGGGCTGCCCTCGGTCAAGCAGTTCCTCGCGCAGCCCCTGGACGAGCGAAGGGTGCAGGTGGGAGACCGGTTCCGGGGCCACATCAAGCAGGCGCTGATCAAGGTCGGATTTCCCGTGGAAGACCTGGCGGGATACGTCGAAGGCGCCCCGCTGGAAATCAACCTGCGTACAGCAGCCGAAGACCGGAAATCCTTCACCATGCGGGATTATCAGCAGGACGCGGTTGGCGCGTTTCACATGAACGGAGAACCGCAGGGCGGCAACGGGGTCATCGTGCTGCCCTGCGGCGCCGGGAAGACCATCGTGGCCCTCGGAGCGATGGCCGTACTGAAGTGCCACACCCTCGTGCTGACGGCCAACACGGTGGCCCTGCGCCAGTGGCGGGAGGAGTTGATCGAGAAGACCTCGTTGTCGGAAGAACATATCGGCGAGTATTCGGGCGAAACGAAACAGATCCGGCCCGTAACCCTGGCCACCTACCAGATCCTGACCTACAGGAAGAGCAAAGGGGACGAATTCGAGCATTTCGGCCTCTTCGACCAGAAAGGCTGGGGCCTCATCATCTACGACGAAGTCCATTTGCTCCCCGCCCCCGTGTTCCGGTACACGGCCGAGATCCAGGCCCGCCGCCGCCTCGGGCTCACCGCGACGCTGGTTCGCGAAGACGGCCGGGAGGACGACGTCTTCAGCCTGATCGGCCCTCGCAGGTACGACATGCCGTGGAAGCTGCTCGAGCGCCAGGGATGGATCGCGGAGGCGTACTGCCGTGAAATCCGGATCGATCTGCCCGAAGCGCGGCGCATGTCCTACGCCGTGGCCAATCGCCGCGACAAGTTCAGGATCGCCTCGGAGAACAGCCGCAAGACCGAGATCATTCGCGCCTTGCTGGAACAGCATCCATCGGACCAGGTCCTGATCATCGGTCTGTACGTGAGGCAGCTCAAGCAGATCGCCGCGTTGTTCGACTTTCCCCTGATCACCGGTAGCACGCCGCTTCAGGCCCGTCTCGATCTGTATACCCGGTTCAGAAACGGCGAGCTCAAGCGCCTCGTGGTGTCCAAGGTCGCGAATTTCGCCATCGACCTGCCGGACGCCAACGTGGCGATACAGATTTCGGGCACCTTCGGGTCCCGCCAGGAGGAAGCCCAGCGGCTGGGCCGGATCCTCCGTCCCAAGGCGGACGGCTCCGCCGCCATTTTCTATTCGCTCATTACGCGGAACACCCTGGACCAGGACTATGCCGTGAACCGCCAGCTCTTTCTGACGGAACAGGGCTACCAGTATACCATCCACGACGTGAGCGAAGTGCGGGCATGA
- a CDS encoding sigma-70 family RNA polymerase sigma factor, with protein MGEHKMADNTSINAVQVTDVESGVLDELTLSDEVLFVRVQRDDIRAFEVIVGRYRTRLYNCIYRMVHNTECAEDLVQETFLRVYRNRHNYKAISNLSTWIYTIALNLARSELRKRKRRQFFSLNASPHENSTRESIDLPDTNAGPGDHLEQNELGRAIQHAIDQLPDKYKSVIVLRDIEELSYEQIGEILRCPTGTVKSRVNRGRLRLQEMLRQWQVEIL; from the coding sequence ATGGGTGAACATAAAATGGCCGACAATACCTCCATAAACGCGGTGCAGGTCACCGATGTAGAGTCCGGTGTACTGGACGAACTGACCCTGTCGGACGAAGTGCTGTTCGTCCGTGTCCAGCGGGACGATATACGCGCTTTCGAGGTAATCGTCGGAAGATACCGTACCAGGCTGTACAACTGCATCTACCGCATGGTCCACAATACGGAGTGCGCGGAAGACCTGGTGCAGGAGACGTTCTTGCGGGTCTACCGGAACCGCCACAACTACAAGGCGATCTCCAATCTCTCCACCTGGATCTATACTATCGCGCTCAATCTCGCTCGTAGCGAGTTGCGCAAGCGGAAACGCCGCCAGTTCTTCTCCCTGAACGCTTCGCCCCACGAGAACAGCACGCGCGAAAGCATCGATCTGCCGGACACGAACGCGGGGCCCGGCGATCACCTGGAGCAAAACGAACTGGGCCGGGCAATACAGCACGCGATCGATCAGTTGCCGGACAAATACAAGTCCGTGATCGTGCTGCGCGACATCGAAGAGCTTTCTTACGAGCAGATCGGCGAGATCCTCCGCTGTCCGACGGGAACCGTCAAGTCGCGGGTCAACCGGGGACGGCTGAGACTGCAGGAAATGTTGAGACAGTGGCAGGTCGAGATACTTTGA